Proteins found in one Litorihabitans aurantiacus genomic segment:
- a CDS encoding MFS transporter: protein MDHDGVHIPPQPGFPLPAGHASTTAPRRVLFAWGLWDWGQQTFNTVMLTFVFSVYITTGVAADEATGTAALSGAQTWAGVIIALVCPLMGVLADRYGRRRRLLGISTLGLVLAMASLFWAEPDPSYLTFAVIMLAVASVISEIATVFYNGMLLQIATPSTFGRVSGMGWGLGYLGGLVALVACLFLFVLGRDSPAIQPVALLSAAWTAVFCLPLLIMGPNTAPAAGTEKFSVVGAYRDILRRIVDLWRHQRSLLHFFVASAIFRDGLGAVFAFAGIIAAGSFFFSEEEVIYLGIAANLVAGISTWALGRADDRLGPRVVIVAGLAVLVVTCTAVFLTTSQAAFWVCAVVISVCVGPVQSASRSMLARMTPPGRENENFGLYATTGRAVSFLAPFAFTVAIAVGDTQKAGILGIVVVLVLGLAAFLPLRAQHEDATR from the coding sequence GTGGATCACGACGGCGTACACATTCCCCCGCAGCCCGGGTTTCCCCTCCCTGCGGGGCACGCGAGCACGACGGCGCCGCGCCGGGTCCTGTTCGCGTGGGGCCTGTGGGACTGGGGGCAGCAGACGTTCAACACGGTGATGCTGACCTTCGTCTTCTCCGTCTACATCACCACGGGCGTGGCCGCCGACGAGGCGACCGGGACCGCGGCGCTCTCCGGCGCGCAGACCTGGGCCGGCGTGATCATCGCCCTGGTCTGCCCGCTGATGGGCGTGCTGGCGGACCGCTACGGCAGGCGCCGTCGGTTGCTGGGGATCTCCACCCTCGGCCTCGTGCTCGCGATGGCGTCCCTGTTCTGGGCCGAGCCCGACCCGAGCTACCTGACGTTCGCCGTCATCATGCTCGCGGTCGCGAGCGTCATCTCGGAGATCGCGACGGTCTTCTACAACGGGATGCTGCTGCAGATCGCGACCCCCTCGACGTTCGGGCGCGTCTCCGGCATGGGCTGGGGGCTGGGGTACCTGGGCGGGCTCGTCGCACTCGTGGCGTGCCTGTTCCTGTTCGTCCTCGGCCGCGACTCCCCCGCGATCCAGCCCGTCGCCCTGCTGAGTGCGGCGTGGACCGCCGTCTTCTGCCTGCCGCTGCTGATCATGGGGCCGAATACCGCACCGGCGGCGGGCACCGAGAAGTTCTCCGTCGTCGGGGCCTACCGCGACATCCTGCGGCGCATCGTCGACCTCTGGCGGCACCAGCGCTCGCTGCTGCACTTCTTCGTCGCCTCGGCGATCTTCCGCGACGGGCTGGGGGCCGTGTTCGCCTTCGCCGGCATCATCGCCGCCGGCTCGTTCTTCTTCAGCGAGGAGGAGGTCATCTACCTCGGCATCGCCGCCAACCTCGTGGCCGGCATCTCCACCTGGGCGCTGGGTCGGGCCGACGACCGCCTCGGGCCGCGCGTGGTGATCGTCGCCGGGTTGGCGGTGCTCGTCGTCACCTGCACGGCGGTCTTCCTCACGACGTCGCAGGCCGCGTTCTGGGTGTGCGCCGTCGTGATCTCGGTGTGCGTCGGCCCGGTGCAGTCCGCCTCGCGCTCGATGCTCGCCCGGATGACGCCGCCCGGGCGCGAGAACGAGAACTTCGGTCTGTACGCGACCACGGGCCGTGCCGTGAGCTTCCTGGCACCGTTCGCCTTCACCGTGGCGATCGCCGTCGGGGACACGCAGAAGGCGGGGATCCTCGGGATCGTCGTCGTGCTGGTCCTCGGCCTGGCGGCCTTCCTCCCGCTGCGGGCGCAGCACGAGGACGCCACGCGCTGA
- a CDS encoding alpha/beta hydrolase, translating into MSVSVQIPEPGPSTPEVPGDPGQVDTFVDTLLRVASAADDLDSVAAARSTLEGWTGDAATAYGSYVTGAGTNAQSISLALRNLARAADTYSAELTRLRTERGFVLDDQQSYAESRSSLVTQVANAVPEDEAYLQELAAQLVGTRARLVERQDALVTACETNDRTMATALTQNADLPTFQRLNPNAIDPADAAVQRPGAPGTGASPEEVAQWWNGLTEEERYAVTVAYPELIGPADGVPATARDQANRALLGRDLETLERREEAGILTPEQERQLANARAAEEALGNEVGDPITREPVVPLLHLYDPTAWDGEGAIAIAYGNPDTADNIATVVPGTTTTGESAGSIAGDASNVYSSARVSDPNASTAAIAWIGYDTPEFDLSVTNEDLAQEGGDNLARYVDGLRAVREVEGNGQPDVTVIGHSYGSTTVANSATGSGLDADDIVLIGSPGAGRGVEHADELGGAQVWAGNASRDPVASLADNGWVGLGTWDQGLGNDVGEDDFGANRFRAESVDRGEGGAFADHSRYFDDGSESLHNIGNIVAGNDDDVTRAEHTYDPWNKGPQDPERDRDPEQLDDVVLDPDDIVRP; encoded by the coding sequence GTGAGCGTCTCCGTGCAGATCCCCGAGCCCGGTCCGAGCACGCCCGAGGTTCCGGGTGACCCCGGCCAGGTCGACACGTTCGTCGACACGCTGCTGCGCGTGGCGTCGGCGGCCGACGACCTCGACTCCGTCGCCGCGGCGCGCTCCACCCTGGAGGGGTGGACCGGTGACGCAGCGACCGCCTACGGCAGCTACGTCACCGGTGCCGGCACGAACGCCCAGAGCATCTCCCTCGCGCTGCGCAACCTCGCACGGGCGGCCGACACCTACTCCGCCGAGCTGACCCGCCTGCGCACCGAGCGCGGTTTCGTGCTCGACGACCAGCAGAGCTACGCCGAGAGTCGCTCGTCGCTCGTGACCCAGGTCGCGAACGCCGTACCCGAGGACGAGGCGTACCTCCAGGAGCTGGCGGCCCAGCTGGTCGGGACGCGCGCCCGACTCGTCGAGCGCCAGGACGCCCTCGTCACCGCCTGTGAGACCAACGATCGGACGATGGCGACGGCGCTGACGCAGAACGCCGACCTCCCCACCTTCCAGCGGCTGAACCCGAACGCGATCGACCCCGCCGACGCCGCGGTGCAGCGGCCGGGGGCGCCGGGGACGGGCGCGAGCCCGGAGGAGGTCGCGCAGTGGTGGAACGGCCTGACGGAGGAGGAGCGCTACGCCGTCACGGTGGCCTACCCGGAGCTGATCGGCCCGGCCGACGGCGTCCCCGCCACGGCTCGCGACCAGGCCAACCGGGCGCTGCTCGGCCGCGACCTCGAGACGTTGGAGCGCCGCGAGGAGGCGGGCATCCTGACCCCCGAGCAGGAGAGGCAGCTCGCCAACGCGCGCGCGGCCGAGGAGGCGCTCGGCAACGAGGTCGGTGACCCGATCACTCGCGAACCCGTGGTGCCGCTGCTCCACCTGTACGACCCGACGGCCTGGGACGGCGAGGGCGCGATCGCCATCGCCTACGGCAACCCGGACACGGCCGACAACATCGCCACGGTGGTGCCGGGGACGACGACGACCGGAGAGAGCGCCGGGAGCATCGCCGGTGACGCCTCGAACGTGTACTCCTCCGCGCGCGTCTCGGACCCGAACGCCTCGACAGCGGCGATCGCGTGGATCGGGTACGACACGCCGGAGTTCGATCTCAGCGTGACGAACGAGGACCTGGCGCAGGAGGGTGGGGACAACCTCGCGCGCTACGTCGACGGACTGCGCGCCGTGCGGGAGGTCGAGGGCAACGGACAGCCCGACGTGACCGTGATCGGTCACTCCTACGGGTCGACGACGGTGGCCAACAGCGCGACGGGGTCCGGTCTCGACGCCGACGACATCGTGCTCATCGGCAGCCCGGGTGCGGGCCGTGGTGTCGAGCACGCCGACGAGCTCGGCGGCGCGCAGGTGTGGGCGGGCAACGCCAGCCGCGACCCGGTCGCGAGCCTGGCCGACAACGGCTGGGTGGGGCTCGGCACCTGGGACCAGGGCCTGGGCAACGACGTCGGCGAGGACGACTTCGGGGCGAACCGCTTCCGGGCCGAGTCCGTCGACCGTGGGGAGGGCGGGGCGTTCGCGGATCACTCGCGCTACTTCGACGACGGCAGCGAGTCGCTGCACAACATCGGGAACATCGTGGCGGGCAACGACGACGACGTCACACGGGCCGAGCACACCTACGACCCGTGGAACAAGGGTCCGCAGGACCCGGAGCGTGATCGTGATCCAGAGCAGCTCGACGACGTCGTGCTCGACCCGGACGACATCGTCCGGCCCTGA
- a CDS encoding Gfo/Idh/MocA family protein: MTGSVRAAVVGCGDVSIVHLRAIAEREGSELVGVADVDTGRREAASRTWSVPGFAGVEELVAAVRPDVVHVCTPHHQHAPVAVAALQADVSVLIEKPLADSLEAAHRIAAAERRSRGKLAVCFQNRYNRPVRALAERLRSGDLGPVLGASAQVLWRRTGEYYRARPWRGTWAGGGGGLLMNQAIHTLDLLQWLLPPVEARSGSAATRSLSQHIEVEDTAELSLTHRGGARSTLFATLGHARNAPVRLEVVTRDAVAVLQEDLRIEHADGTAEVVLDDAPRHAGRSYWGASHALLIDDFHAGLDAAAPFWIGLDAGIDTLATIAAVYAASFPERGGTLRKDIS, encoded by the coding sequence ATGACCGGGTCGGTGCGCGCCGCCGTCGTCGGCTGCGGGGACGTCTCGATCGTCCACCTGCGTGCGATCGCCGAGCGCGAGGGCTCCGAGCTGGTGGGTGTCGCGGACGTCGACACCGGGCGCCGGGAGGCGGCGTCGCGGACGTGGTCCGTGCCCGGGTTCGCCGGGGTCGAGGAGCTCGTCGCGGCGGTGCGCCCCGACGTCGTGCACGTCTGCACCCCGCACCACCAGCACGCACCGGTCGCCGTCGCCGCGCTCCAGGCCGACGTGAGCGTCCTGATCGAGAAGCCCCTCGCGGACTCGCTGGAGGCGGCCCACCGCATCGCGGCGGCCGAGCGACGGAGCCGGGGCAAGCTCGCCGTCTGCTTCCAGAACCGCTACAACCGGCCGGTCCGCGCGCTGGCCGAGCGGCTCCGGTCCGGTGACCTCGGCCCGGTGCTGGGGGCGAGCGCCCAGGTGCTGTGGAGACGCACGGGCGAGTACTACCGGGCGCGGCCGTGGCGCGGGACCTGGGCGGGCGGTGGTGGCGGCCTGCTGATGAACCAGGCCATCCACACGCTCGACCTCCTGCAGTGGCTGCTGCCGCCGGTCGAGGCGCGCTCCGGCAGCGCGGCGACCCGCAGCCTCTCGCAGCACATCGAGGTCGAGGACACCGCGGAGCTGAGCCTGACCCACCGCGGCGGCGCCCGCAGCACCCTGTTCGCCACGCTCGGACACGCACGCAACGCTCCGGTGCGGCTCGAGGTCGTGACGCGCGACGCCGTCGCCGTCCTCCAGGAGGACCTGCGGATCGAGCACGCCGACGGTACCGCCGAGGTCGTCCTCGACGACGCCCCGCGCCACGCCGGCCGCAGCTACTGGGGTGCCTCGCACGCCCTCCTGATCGACGACTTCCACGCCGGCCTCGACGCGGCCGCACCGTTCTGGATCGGCCTCGACGCCGGCATCGACACCCTCGCCACCATCGCCGCCGTCTACGCGGCCTCGTTCCCGGAGCGCGGCGGGACCCTCCGGAAGGACATCTCATGA
- a CDS encoding ABC transporter permease, translating into MIAFTLRRLGAGVVLLVVISMLAYALLFASGTNVARNILGEFATEDQVLLKAQELGLDRPLAERYLDWAGAAVRGDLGRSWFGSQSVTDSILSRLPVTLVLITTAIVLTGLLALVIGVAAAVRRGWIDRALQAVAVVCDAIPGFVIALLLVIALAIQAGVFPATSTIGPGAPPSAWVLSLTLPVVALVLNAVASSAQQVRSAVIKQYERDSVRTLRSRGISEREILLTYVLRGASPAALTVLSLQFIGMLGGVVIIESIVALPGIGSLAVPATQQGDVPVVMGVVIYTVVVVVVVNLLVDLLNGWLNPKVRVS; encoded by the coding sequence ATGATCGCCTTCACGCTGCGGCGACTCGGAGCCGGCGTCGTGCTGCTCGTGGTGATCAGCATGCTCGCCTACGCGCTGCTCTTCGCCTCCGGGACCAACGTCGCCCGCAACATCCTCGGCGAGTTCGCCACCGAGGACCAGGTGCTCCTCAAGGCGCAGGAGCTCGGTCTCGACCGTCCGCTGGCCGAGCGCTATCTCGACTGGGCAGGTGCCGCCGTTCGCGGGGACCTCGGGCGCTCCTGGTTCGGGTCGCAGTCCGTCACGGACTCGATCCTCAGCCGACTCCCGGTCACGCTCGTCCTGATCACGACGGCGATCGTGCTGACCGGTCTGCTCGCCCTCGTCATCGGGGTGGCCGCCGCCGTGCGGCGCGGGTGGATCGACCGGGCGCTGCAGGCGGTCGCCGTCGTCTGCGACGCGATCCCCGGCTTCGTGATCGCCCTCCTGCTGGTGATCGCGCTCGCGATCCAGGCAGGAGTGTTTCCCGCGACGAGCACGATCGGTCCCGGTGCGCCACCGTCGGCCTGGGTCCTGTCGCTGACGCTCCCGGTGGTCGCGCTGGTGCTCAACGCCGTCGCCTCCAGCGCCCAGCAGGTGCGCAGCGCCGTCATCAAGCAGTACGAGCGCGACTCCGTCCGCACGCTGCGGAGCCGGGGCATCTCGGAGCGGGAGATCCTGCTCACCTACGTCCTGCGCGGGGCCTCGCCCGCGGCACTGACCGTCCTGAGCCTCCAGTTCATCGGGATGCTCGGCGGCGTGGTCATCATCGAGAGCATCGTGGCGCTGCCGGGGATCGGAAGTCTCGCCGTCCCCGCGACGCAGCAGGGCGACGTCCCCGTCGTGATGGGCGTCGTCATCTACACCGTCGTCGTGGTGGTGGTCGTCAACCTGCTCGTCGACCTCCTCAACGGCTGGCTCAACCCCAAGGTGCGTGTCTCATGA
- a CDS encoding Gfo/Idh/MocA family protein, whose product MTQQVRLGIIGYGSQGGLYAGLLAQGRVADTVLGAIVDTDPERRALAAAEHPDAPVLDSLDALLTAGLVDAIVTTVPHFLHPEMGIAALRAGLHVMVEKPAGVYTAQVEELNTCAAQHPDLVFAIMFNQRVNPLYQRLKAIVDGGEIGEIRRSTWIMTSWWRPQGYYDQSEWRATWGGEGGGVLVNQAPHQLDLWQWICGRPRTVTAKVAEGFRREIAVENEVTVLADYGDGVTGVFITGTHDLVGTDRLEILGDRGKIVVDDSRRATITRLVRPEEQISAELPTEQMRGIFRGETDVSDLYEVEEIEHVSRFGDQHAVVLANFARAVLDGEPLVAPGSDGIHGVRLANAVHLSGWTGREVPLDHDPAEFLAELDDRIRREGLFPTRT is encoded by the coding sequence ATGACGCAGCAGGTCAGGCTCGGCATCATCGGCTACGGATCCCAGGGCGGCCTGTACGCCGGGCTCCTGGCGCAGGGGCGCGTGGCGGACACGGTCCTCGGCGCGATCGTCGACACCGACCCCGAGCGGCGCGCCCTCGCGGCGGCCGAGCACCCCGACGCACCCGTGCTCGACAGCCTCGACGCGCTCCTGACGGCCGGCCTCGTGGACGCGATCGTCACCACCGTCCCGCACTTCCTGCACCCCGAGATGGGGATCGCCGCGCTGCGCGCCGGCCTGCACGTGATGGTGGAGAAGCCGGCGGGCGTCTACACGGCGCAGGTCGAGGAGCTGAACACCTGCGCGGCGCAGCACCCGGACCTGGTCTTCGCGATCATGTTCAACCAGCGCGTCAACCCGCTGTACCAGCGCCTCAAGGCGATCGTCGACGGCGGTGAGATCGGCGAGATCCGACGCAGCACGTGGATCATGACGAGCTGGTGGCGGCCGCAGGGCTACTACGACCAGAGCGAGTGGCGCGCCACCTGGGGTGGCGAGGGTGGCGGCGTGCTCGTCAACCAGGCGCCGCACCAGCTCGACCTGTGGCAGTGGATCTGCGGTCGGCCACGCACCGTGACGGCCAAGGTGGCCGAGGGCTTCCGACGCGAGATCGCCGTCGAGAACGAGGTCACGGTGCTGGCCGACTACGGCGACGGCGTCACCGGGGTCTTCATCACCGGCACGCACGACCTGGTCGGGACCGACCGCCTCGAGATCCTCGGCGACCGGGGCAAGATCGTCGTCGACGACAGCCGGCGCGCCACCATCACGCGCCTGGTCCGTCCCGAGGAGCAGATCAGCGCCGAGCTGCCGACCGAGCAGATGCGCGGCATCTTCCGAGGCGAGACCGACGTCTCCGACCTGTACGAGGTCGAGGAGATCGAACACGTCTCCCGGTTCGGCGACCAGCACGCCGTCGTCCTCGCGAACTTCGCCCGCGCCGTGCTCGACGGCGAACCGCTCGTCGCGCCCGGCAGCGACGGCATCCACGGGGTCCGGCTCGCCAACGCCGTCCACCTCTCTGGCTGGACCGGACGCGAGGTGCCGCTCGACCACGACCCCGCCGAGTTCCTCGCGGAGCTCGACGACCGCATCCGCCGCGAGGGGCTGTTCCCCACCCGCACCTGA
- a CDS encoding ABC transporter substrate-binding protein, producing MNVRVRTAAAAVAAGALLAGCSGGDAPPASSVGGGAGTDQVLSIGMLYDVPDWDPAMAHVGHNLQPYQVAYDSLLLREPDGELSPMLATEWNYDDSRTVLTLELRDDVTFSDGAAFDADAVVANFEHFKGANGRQAAQLTNYAGAVAVDADTVEVTLTRPDPAFTYFLSQAAGLMGSPDTLEGDDIGSVPVGSGPYVMDTAQSVAGSQYVFTAREDYWNPDLQKFGGVTLRLLADVTARANALISGQVNATLVEPASIAQLEGAGLTLVESQVDWMGLMLLDRDGTMEPGLADVRVRQAVNHALDREALLATLQLGHGVVTSQPFGEDSGAFDPELDDYYPYDPERARELLTEAGYADGVTLTLPSMPLYETTFAVLSQQLGEVGITLEPVAVPSQDYVTEITSGKYTSAFYGLFQAEAWVAINQFVSTDSLYNVFDTTTPELDTLLDEVANAADEEASDAAAVEVNRYVVENAWTAPLYRRSQIYFTDTSVTVLPQVQSAVPSIYNFSPAA from the coding sequence ATGAACGTTCGTGTCAGGACGGCCGCCGCGGCCGTCGCCGCAGGAGCTCTGCTCGCCGGCTGCTCGGGCGGCGACGCCCCACCGGCGTCGTCCGTCGGCGGGGGCGCCGGGACCGACCAGGTCCTGTCCATCGGGATGCTGTACGACGTGCCCGACTGGGACCCCGCGATGGCGCACGTCGGCCACAACCTCCAGCCCTACCAGGTCGCCTACGACTCGCTCCTGCTGCGCGAGCCCGACGGCGAGCTCTCCCCGATGCTCGCGACCGAGTGGAACTACGACGACAGCCGGACGGTGCTCACGCTCGAGCTGCGCGACGACGTCACCTTCTCCGACGGCGCCGCCTTCGACGCCGACGCCGTCGTGGCCAACTTCGAGCACTTCAAGGGCGCCAACGGCCGCCAGGCCGCCCAGCTGACCAACTACGCCGGCGCCGTCGCTGTGGACGCCGACACCGTCGAGGTCACCCTGACGCGCCCCGACCCGGCCTTCACCTACTTCCTCAGCCAGGCCGCCGGTCTGATGGGGAGCCCGGACACGCTCGAGGGCGATGACATCGGCAGCGTCCCCGTCGGGAGCGGGCCGTACGTGATGGACACGGCGCAGTCCGTCGCGGGCTCGCAGTACGTCTTCACGGCGCGCGAGGACTACTGGAACCCCGACCTGCAGAAGTTCGGCGGCGTGACCCTGCGTCTCCTCGCCGACGTCACGGCCCGTGCGAACGCGCTCATCTCCGGTCAGGTGAACGCGACGCTGGTCGAGCCGGCATCGATCGCCCAGCTCGAGGGCGCGGGTCTCACCCTCGTGGAGTCGCAGGTCGACTGGATGGGGCTGATGCTGCTCGACCGCGACGGCACCATGGAGCCCGGGCTCGCCGACGTGCGGGTGCGGCAGGCGGTCAACCACGCCCTGGACCGTGAGGCGCTCCTGGCCACGCTGCAGCTCGGTCACGGCGTCGTCACGTCGCAGCCGTTCGGTGAGGACTCCGGCGCGTTCGACCCCGAGCTCGACGACTACTACCCCTACGACCCCGAGCGGGCGCGCGAGCTGCTGACCGAGGCCGGATACGCCGACGGTGTGACGCTCACGCTGCCGAGCATGCCGTTGTACGAGACCACGTTCGCGGTGCTGTCCCAGCAGCTGGGCGAGGTCGGCATCACGCTGGAGCCCGTCGCCGTCCCGTCGCAGGACTACGTCACCGAGATCACCAGCGGCAAGTACACGTCCGCGTTCTACGGTCTGTTCCAGGCGGAGGCGTGGGTGGCGATCAACCAGTTCGTCTCCACCGACTCCCTCTACAACGTCTTCGACACCACGACGCCGGAGCTCGACACGCTCCTCGACGAGGTCGCGAACGCCGCCGACGAGGAGGCCAGCGACGCCGCGGCGGTCGAGGTCAACCGCTACGTGGTCGAGAACGCCTGGACCGCGCCGTTGTACCGGCGCTCGCAGATCTACTTCACGGACACGAGCGTCACGGTGCTGCCGCAGGTGCAGTCGGCCGTCCCCTCGATCTACAACTTCTCGCCCGCCGCATGA
- a CDS encoding dipeptide/oligopeptide/nickel ABC transporter permease/ATP-binding protein, whose amino-acid sequence MTGSSPSNDARRSGVLRRLLRNPLAVVSLAALGVLLALTVLGPTLAPYDQNFADIARPLAGPSSDHLWGTDSAGRDTFSRALYGTQLTIVSGALCAVVAIAIGLPAGLTAGYFGGRFDTVASWFAGMLMSLPNIIVLLAVRAALGPSVWISMVVFGVMLSPGFFRLTRSAVQSVRGELYIDAARVAGLSDGRIIARHVVSVVRAPVIIQTAITVGVAISIQAGLQFLGLGDPSEASWGTMLNEGFRNIYTTPLLITVPAVLIGVTTGALVLLANALRDALEDGVPGARRRRRPARTGPGGVRAALRRRTPVPVLAPSGGADHLVVVDGLAVGYPQADGSTRRVVEDVSFRVDRGEVLAIVGESGSGKSQTAFSILGLLPANAEILAGSIQFDGVHLVAPGEDRVPQERVAPLRGRRIAYVPQEPMSNLDPNFTIGHQLSRPLRVQQGMSRAEARRRVVELLATVGIVDPERTYHLHAHEISGGMAQRVLIAGALSCEPDLIIADEPTTALDVTVQAEVLDLLRDLQRRTGMGVILVTHNFGVVADLANRVVVMQTGRVVETGEVGDVLRHPQHPYTRMLLDSMLEGREPMTMLTRADETSGARLS is encoded by the coding sequence ATGACCGGTTCGAGTCCCTCGAACGACGCCCGGCGCTCCGGCGTCCTGCGAAGACTGCTGCGCAACCCGCTCGCCGTCGTCTCCCTCGCGGCGCTCGGCGTGCTGCTCGCCCTCACCGTCCTGGGTCCCACCCTCGCCCCGTACGACCAGAACTTCGCCGACATCGCGCGACCGCTCGCGGGTCCTTCGTCGGACCACCTGTGGGGCACCGACTCCGCGGGCCGTGACACCTTCAGCCGGGCCCTCTACGGCACGCAGCTGACCATCGTCTCCGGCGCGCTGTGCGCCGTCGTCGCGATCGCCATCGGGCTGCCGGCGGGCCTGACGGCCGGGTACTTCGGCGGCCGGTTCGACACGGTCGCGAGCTGGTTCGCCGGGATGCTGATGAGCCTGCCCAACATCATCGTGCTGCTCGCCGTCCGCGCCGCGCTCGGTCCGTCGGTCTGGATCAGCATGGTCGTTTTCGGCGTGATGCTGAGTCCCGGGTTCTTCCGGCTGACCCGCAGCGCCGTGCAGTCGGTGCGCGGCGAGCTCTACATCGACGCCGCGCGGGTCGCCGGACTCTCGGACGGACGGATCATCGCGCGCCACGTCGTCTCGGTCGTCCGTGCCCCGGTGATCATCCAGACCGCCATCACGGTCGGGGTGGCGATCTCGATCCAGGCGGGGCTGCAGTTCCTCGGCCTCGGCGACCCGTCCGAGGCCAGCTGGGGCACGATGCTGAACGAAGGCTTCCGCAACATCTACACCACCCCGCTGCTCATCACCGTCCCGGCCGTCCTCATCGGCGTCACCACCGGGGCGCTCGTGCTGCTCGCGAACGCCCTGCGCGACGCGCTCGAGGACGGTGTACCGGGGGCGCGGCGCCGTCGTCGTCCCGCTCGCACCGGTCCGGGCGGGGTGCGGGCCGCCCTGCGTCGCCGCACGCCCGTTCCCGTTCTCGCGCCTTCCGGCGGCGCCGACCACCTGGTCGTCGTCGACGGGCTCGCCGTCGGCTACCCGCAGGCCGACGGGAGCACGAGACGGGTCGTCGAGGACGTCTCCTTCCGCGTAGACCGCGGTGAGGTGCTCGCCATCGTCGGCGAGTCGGGCTCGGGGAAGTCGCAGACCGCCTTCTCGATCCTCGGGCTCCTGCCCGCCAACGCCGAGATCCTTGCCGGATCGATCCAGTTCGACGGCGTCCACCTCGTCGCTCCCGGCGAGGACCGCGTGCCCCAGGAGCGGGTGGCGCCGCTGCGTGGTCGACGCATCGCATACGTCCCCCAGGAACCCATGTCGAACCTGGACCCCAACTTCACGATCGGCCACCAGCTCTCGCGCCCGCTGCGCGTGCAGCAGGGGATGTCGAGAGCGGAGGCCAGACGGCGGGTCGTGGAGCTGCTGGCGACGGTCGGGATCGTCGACCCGGAGCGCACCTACCACCTGCACGCCCACGAGATCTCGGGCGGCATGGCGCAGCGCGTGCTGATCGCAGGCGCGCTGAGCTGCGAGCCGGACCTGATCATCGCCGATGAGCCGACCACGGCGCTCGACGTCACGGTCCAGGCGGAGGTGCTCGACCTGCTGCGCGACCTGCAGCGCAGGACCGGGATGGGCGTGATTCTCGTGACGCACAACTTCGGGGTGGTCGCCGACCTCGCCAACCGCGTGGTCGTGATGCAGACGGGGCGGGTCGTGGAGACCGGCGAGGTCGGCGACGTGCTCCGTCACCCGCAGCACCCCTACACCAGGATGCTGCTCGACTCGATGCTGGAGGGACGGGAACCGATGACGATGCTGACGCGGGCGGACGAGACGTCGGGGGCGAGGCTCTCGTGA
- a CDS encoding sugar phosphate isomerase/epimerase family protein, translating into MAHLDLEAVHLESLTKRFIFASSARRMKTWAPVRPRPAVRENWRPQMARIGVQAMMLRWSFEQHGTFETLRSVREIGYRALEVSQVPMTPENVSDLVRARDELGIDIASLSATYDAPTAGNDALLTDFDKIVADARTVGATKVRMGMVPLGVFDELDTTRRFCRGLEEVAKRLADEGIDFYYHNHLSEFLRYDGRYVIDILADSSPHVGMELDVHWLQRAGQDPQGTIERFAGRVKLIHLKDYRIGRTPEAAFVARDSGDRATYLREVFNTIEFAEVGEGNLDFGGIIPASVAAGAEYLFVEQDDLYGRDVLDCLQTSHDNLVALGHGDLF; encoded by the coding sequence ATGGCACACCTCGACCTGGAGGCGGTCCATCTCGAAAGTCTCACAAAGCGATTCATATTTGCCAGTAGCGCGCGCCGGATGAAAACCTGGGCCCCTGTGCGACCGCGTCCGGCGGTCCGTGAGAATTGGAGACCTCAGATGGCAAGGATCGGCGTCCAGGCGATGATGCTAAGGTGGAGCTTCGAACAGCACGGAACATTCGAGACGCTGCGCTCGGTCCGGGAGATCGGATACCGCGCGCTCGAGGTGTCCCAGGTGCCGATGACACCCGAGAACGTCTCGGACCTGGTCCGCGCGCGCGACGAGCTCGGCATCGACATCGCCTCGCTCTCCGCCACCTACGACGCCCCGACCGCGGGCAACGACGCGCTGCTGACGGACTTCGACAAGATCGTCGCCGACGCCCGCACCGTCGGGGCGACCAAGGTCCGCATGGGCATGGTGCCGCTCGGCGTCTTCGACGAGCTCGACACCACGCGTCGCTTCTGCCGCGGCCTCGAGGAGGTCGCGAAGCGCCTGGCGGACGAGGGCATCGACTTCTACTACCACAACCACCTGTCGGAGTTCCTGCGCTACGACGGTCGGTACGTGATCGACATCCTCGCCGACTCCTCGCCCCACGTGGGGATGGAGCTGGACGTGCACTGGCTGCAGCGGGCGGGGCAGGACCCGCAGGGCACGATCGAGCGCTTCGCCGGGAGGGTGAAGCTGATCCACCTCAAGGACTACCGCATCGGGAGGACCCCTGAGGCCGCATTCGTCGCACGTGATTCAGGCGATCGCGCGACATATCTGCGCGAGGTCTTCAACACCATCGAGTTCGCCGAGGTCGGCGAGGGAAATCTGGACTTCGGGGGAATCATTCCCGCCAGCGTGGCGGCGGGGGCGGAATACCTTTTCGTCGAGCAGGACGATCTCTACGGCCGTGATGTTCTCGACTGCCTGCAGACGTCCCACGACAATCTCGTCGCCCTGGGCCACGGCGACCTGTTCTGA